A region of Rhizobium grahamii DNA encodes the following proteins:
- a CDS encoding ABC transporter ATP-binding protein — protein MQSAEARGKQDTQALTQAASVVSAKDLCLTYDASDAPVHALTNVNLDVRKGDFVSFIGPSGCGKTTFLRVIADLEKKTSGEITVNGMTPEEARKARAYGYVFQAPALYPWRTIEKNIALPLEIMGYASADQKKRIAGALDLVNLSGFEKKFPWQLSGGMQQRASIARALAFDADLLLMDEPFGALDEIVRDHLNEELLKLWARTNKTICFVTHSIPEAVYLSTKIVVMSPRPGRVTDIIDSTLPRERPLDIRETPEFLEIAHRVRDGLRAGHSYEH, from the coding sequence ATGCAAAGCGCAGAAGCGCGGGGAAAACAGGATACACAAGCATTGACGCAAGCTGCCTCCGTCGTATCCGCAAAGGACCTCTGTCTGACCTATGATGCCAGCGATGCTCCCGTGCACGCGCTGACAAACGTCAATCTCGACGTTCGCAAGGGTGACTTCGTCTCCTTCATCGGGCCATCGGGCTGCGGGAAGACGACCTTCCTGCGTGTGATCGCCGATCTCGAAAAGAAAACATCGGGCGAAATCACCGTCAACGGCATGACGCCGGAGGAAGCCCGCAAGGCCCGCGCCTACGGCTATGTCTTCCAGGCGCCGGCTCTTTACCCGTGGCGCACGATCGAGAAGAACATCGCCCTGCCGCTCGAGATCATGGGCTACGCATCGGCCGACCAGAAGAAACGCATTGCCGGCGCGCTCGATCTCGTGAATCTCTCCGGTTTCGAGAAGAAATTCCCCTGGCAGCTATCCGGCGGCATGCAGCAGCGCGCCTCGATCGCCCGCGCGCTGGCTTTCGATGCCGATCTGCTGTTGATGGACGAGCCCTTCGGTGCGCTCGACGAAATCGTCCGCGACCATCTGAACGAGGAGCTTCTGAAGCTCTGGGCGCGCACCAACAAGACGATCTGCTTCGTCACCCACTCGATCCCCGAGGCGGTCTACCTTTCCACGAAGATCGTGGTCATGTCCCCTCGCCCCGGTCGCGTGACCGATATCATCGATTCAACGCTGCCACGCGAACGCCCGCTCGACATTCGCGAGACGCCCGAATTCCTCGAAATCGCCCATCGCGTGCGCGACGGCCTGAGAGCGGGGCATAGCTATGAGCATTGA
- a CDS encoding cupin domain-containing protein: MDATSKPTCHIVRPSHAYDGKQGLSYFEGIAAETVGAKGICMHLLTIPPGVRAKAHLHEAHETAIYMLSGEAHTWYGDELEHHVVVHTGELFYIPAGVPHLPANLSSTPCTAIIARTDPNEQESVVLLPELDRLVQE; this comes from the coding sequence ATGGACGCGACATCAAAGCCCACCTGTCACATTGTGCGCCCCAGTCATGCCTATGACGGCAAGCAGGGGCTGAGTTACTTCGAAGGCATCGCGGCCGAGACGGTCGGCGCCAAGGGCATCTGCATGCATCTGCTGACGATTCCGCCCGGCGTTCGCGCCAAGGCGCATCTGCACGAAGCGCATGAAACGGCGATCTACATGCTCTCCGGCGAGGCTCACACCTGGTACGGCGATGAGCTGGAGCATCATGTCGTCGTGCACACCGGCGAGTTGTTCTACATCCCCGCCGGGGTGCCGCATCTGCCCGCCAATCTCAGCAGTACCCCTTGCACCGCGATCATCGCCCGCACCGATCCGAACGAGCAGGAAAGCGTCGTTCTGCTTCCGGAGCTTGATCGGTTGGTGCAGGAATGA